The following are encoded together in the Osmerus eperlanus chromosome 18, fOsmEpe2.1, whole genome shotgun sequence genome:
- the txnl1 gene encoding thioredoxin-like protein 1 — protein MVGVKVIGNDAEFQPELAAAGSRLAVVKFTMAGCRPCVRIAPAFNMLSNKYPQVVFLEVDVHVCQATAAANNISATPTFLFFRNRVRIDQYQGADASGLEDKIKQHVENDPGSNEDSDIPKGYMDLMPFVSKAGCECLNESDDCGFDNCLIKDTTYLESDCDEQLLITMAFNQPVKLFSMKLQSSDFAQAPKCVKIFINLPRSMDFDDAERSEATQTLELAEEDCKEDCLIPLRYVKFQNVQSVTLFIKSNQGDEETTKINYLTFIGTPVQATNMNDFKRVVGKKGESH, from the exons ATGGTTGGGGTGAAAGTAATTGGAAATGATGCAGAATTCCAACCGGAGCTTGCAGCTGCTGGCTCAAGGCTAGCCGTAGTGAAGTTCACAATGGCAGG GTGTCGGCCATGTGTCAGAATAGCCCCTGCCTTCAACATGTTGAGTAACAAGTACCCACAAGTTGTGTTTCTTGAAGTAGACGTGCACGTCTGTCAG GCAACGGCTGCCGCCAACAACATTTCGGCAACGCCAACATTTTTGTTCTTCCGGAACAGAGTGCGTATCGATCAGTATCAAGGCGCAGATGCCTCCGGGTTAGAGGACAAAATAAAACAGCATGTAGAAAATGACCCTGGAAGCAACGAGGACTCCGACATTCCAAAGGGATAC ATGGACCTCATGCCGTTCGTGAGCAAAGCTGGATGTGAATGCCTCAATGAGAGCGATGACTGTGGCTTTGACAACTGCTTAATCAAGGACACCACTTACTTGGAGTCAGACTGTGATGAACAG CTCCTCATTACAATGGCCTTCAATCAGCCCGTGAAGCTGTTCTCGATGAAGCTTCAGTCCTCTGACTTCG CACAGGCACCAAAGTGCGTGAAGATCTTCATCAACCTGCCTCGCTCCATGGACTTTGACGACGCGGAGAGGAGCGAGGCCACCCAGACCCTGGAGCTGGCCGAGGAGGACTGCAAGGAGGACTGCCTGATTCCCCTGCGCTACGTCAAGTTCCAGAACGTCCAGAGCGTGACC TTATTCATCAAGTCAAAccaaggagatgaggagacaaCAAAAATCAATTACCTGACGTTCATCGGGACCCCTGTACAAGCGACAAACATGAACGACTTCAAAAGG GTGGTGGGCAAGAAAGGGGAGAGTCACTGA
- the nars1 gene encoding asparagine--tRNA ligase, cytoplasmic isoform X1 yields the protein MSQEVTKGADQLSVGELYVSDKKGSDQDGDGSEQKPFKTPLKALSSVGKEPFPTIYVDSQKEGELWAVISKTQMKNAKKQWNREQVKKDAKDKNEAEDNDRREKNMEEAKKIIIEKDLSLPEPKTAKIHHLEPLREQRVKVFGWVHRLRRQGKNLLFIVLRDGTGYLQCVLTDKLCQCYNALVLSTESTVALYGTVKPVPEGKQAPGGHELHCDFWELVGLAPAGGADNLLNEESDVDVQLNNRHMLIRGENVSKILRVRSTVTQCFRDHFFNRGYYEITPPTLVQTQVEGGSTLFNLNYFGEEAYLTQSSQLYLETCIPALGDTFCIAQSYRAEQSRTRRHLSEYTHIEAECPFMTYEDLLTRLEDLVCDVVDRVLKSPAAPLLYEVNPNFKPPKRPFKRMNYSEAIDWLKEHDIKKDDGTYYEFGEDIPEAPERLMTDSINETILLCRFPAEIKSFYMQRCPEDRRLTESVDVLMPNVGEIVGGSMRIWDAEELLEGYKREGIDPTPYYWYTDQRKYGTCPHGGYGLGLERFLTWLLNRHHIRDVCLYPRFIQRCRP from the exons ATGTCGCAGGAAGTAACGAAAGGTGCGGACCAACTATCCGTAG GTGAGCTGTATGTGTCTGACAAAAAAGGAAGTGATCAGGATGGTGACGGATCAGAACAGAAACCATTTAAAACTCCTTTAAAG GCGTTGTCATCTGTGGGAAAGGAGCCCTTCCCAACTATATATGTGGATTctcagaaggagggagag CTTTGGGCAGTGATCTCAAAGACTCAGATGAAGAATGCAAAGAAGCAATGGAACAGGGAGCAGGTGAAGAAGGATGCCAAAGACAAAAATGAG GCAGAagacaatgacagaagagagaaaaacatgGAGGAAGCAAAGAAGATCATCATCGAGAAAGACCTAAGCCTTCCCGAGCCTAAAACG GCTAAGATTCATCATCTTGAGCCActgagggagcagagggtgaAAGTGTTTGGTTGGGTGCACCGCCTGAGGAGGCAAG GAAAAAATCTTCTCTTCATTGTCCTGAGGGATGGGACTGGTTACCTGCAGTGTGTTCTTACGGATAAGTTG TGTCAGTGCTACAATGCTCTTGTCCTGTCGACTGAGAGCACTGTTGCTTTGTATGGGACGGTGAAGCCAGTGCCAGAGGGTAAACAG GCCCCCGGTGGCCACGAGCTGCACTGCGATTTCTGGGAGCTGGTGGGCCTGGCCCCGGCTGGTGGCGCTGACAACCTGCTGAACGAGGAGTCGGACGTGGACGTCCAGCTCAACAACCGACACATGCTGATCCGTGGGGAGAACGTCTCCAAGATCCTTCGGGTTCGCTCCACCGTCACACAGTGCTTCAGGGACCATTTCTTCAACCGTGGATACTACGAG ATCACACCTCCCACCCTAGTGCAGACCCAGGTCGAGGGAGGCTCCACCCTCTTCAACCTGAACTACTTTGGTGAGGAGGCATACCtcacccagtcctcccagcTGTACCTGGAGACCTGCATCCCAGCCTTGGGAGACACCTTCTGCATCGCCCAGTCCTACCGTGCTGAGCAGTCCCGCACACGCAGGCACCTGTCTGA GTACACTCACATAGAGGCAGAGTGTCCCTTCATGACCTATGAGGACCTTCTGACCCGCCTGGAGGACCTGGTGTGTGACGTGGTGGATCGTGTTCTGAAATCTCcggctgctcctctcctctatgaAGTCAACCCT AACTTCAAGCCCCCAAAGAGGCCCTTCAAGAGGATGAACTACAGCGAGGCAATTGACTGGCTAAAAGAACATGACATCAAGAAGGATGATGGCACCTACTATGAGTTTGGAGAG GACATCCCTGAAGCCCCGGAGAGGCTGATGACCGACAGCATCAACGAGACCATCCTGCTGTGCCGCTTCCCTGCGGAGATCAAGTCCTTCTACATGCAGCGCTGCCCCGAGGACCGGCGTCTCACTGAGTCG GTTGATGTGCTGATGCCTAATGTTGGAGAGATTGTGGGAGGGTCCATGCGTATCTGGGATGCTGAGGAGCTACTGGAGGGGTACAAGAGGGAAGGCATTGACCCAACCCCCTACTACTGGTACACTGACCAG AGGAAGTACGGAACCTGTCCCCACGGTGGCTACGGCCTGGGCCTGGAGCGCTTCCTCACCTGGCTTCTGAACAGGCATCACATCAGGGATGTGTGTCTCTACCCCCGCTTCATCCAGCGCTGTCGACCCTGA
- the nars1 gene encoding asparagine--tRNA ligase, cytoplasmic isoform X2, translating into MSQEVTKGELYVSDKKGSDQDGDGSEQKPFKTPLKALSSVGKEPFPTIYVDSQKEGELWAVISKTQMKNAKKQWNREQVKKDAKDKNEAEDNDRREKNMEEAKKIIIEKDLSLPEPKTAKIHHLEPLREQRVKVFGWVHRLRRQGKNLLFIVLRDGTGYLQCVLTDKLCQCYNALVLSTESTVALYGTVKPVPEGKQAPGGHELHCDFWELVGLAPAGGADNLLNEESDVDVQLNNRHMLIRGENVSKILRVRSTVTQCFRDHFFNRGYYEITPPTLVQTQVEGGSTLFNLNYFGEEAYLTQSSQLYLETCIPALGDTFCIAQSYRAEQSRTRRHLSEYTHIEAECPFMTYEDLLTRLEDLVCDVVDRVLKSPAAPLLYEVNPNFKPPKRPFKRMNYSEAIDWLKEHDIKKDDGTYYEFGEDIPEAPERLMTDSINETILLCRFPAEIKSFYMQRCPEDRRLTESVDVLMPNVGEIVGGSMRIWDAEELLEGYKREGIDPTPYYWYTDQRKYGTCPHGGYGLGLERFLTWLLNRHHIRDVCLYPRFIQRCRP; encoded by the exons ATGTCGCAGGAAGTAACGAAAG GTGAGCTGTATGTGTCTGACAAAAAAGGAAGTGATCAGGATGGTGACGGATCAGAACAGAAACCATTTAAAACTCCTTTAAAG GCGTTGTCATCTGTGGGAAAGGAGCCCTTCCCAACTATATATGTGGATTctcagaaggagggagag CTTTGGGCAGTGATCTCAAAGACTCAGATGAAGAATGCAAAGAAGCAATGGAACAGGGAGCAGGTGAAGAAGGATGCCAAAGACAAAAATGAG GCAGAagacaatgacagaagagagaaaaacatgGAGGAAGCAAAGAAGATCATCATCGAGAAAGACCTAAGCCTTCCCGAGCCTAAAACG GCTAAGATTCATCATCTTGAGCCActgagggagcagagggtgaAAGTGTTTGGTTGGGTGCACCGCCTGAGGAGGCAAG GAAAAAATCTTCTCTTCATTGTCCTGAGGGATGGGACTGGTTACCTGCAGTGTGTTCTTACGGATAAGTTG TGTCAGTGCTACAATGCTCTTGTCCTGTCGACTGAGAGCACTGTTGCTTTGTATGGGACGGTGAAGCCAGTGCCAGAGGGTAAACAG GCCCCCGGTGGCCACGAGCTGCACTGCGATTTCTGGGAGCTGGTGGGCCTGGCCCCGGCTGGTGGCGCTGACAACCTGCTGAACGAGGAGTCGGACGTGGACGTCCAGCTCAACAACCGACACATGCTGATCCGTGGGGAGAACGTCTCCAAGATCCTTCGGGTTCGCTCCACCGTCACACAGTGCTTCAGGGACCATTTCTTCAACCGTGGATACTACGAG ATCACACCTCCCACCCTAGTGCAGACCCAGGTCGAGGGAGGCTCCACCCTCTTCAACCTGAACTACTTTGGTGAGGAGGCATACCtcacccagtcctcccagcTGTACCTGGAGACCTGCATCCCAGCCTTGGGAGACACCTTCTGCATCGCCCAGTCCTACCGTGCTGAGCAGTCCCGCACACGCAGGCACCTGTCTGA GTACACTCACATAGAGGCAGAGTGTCCCTTCATGACCTATGAGGACCTTCTGACCCGCCTGGAGGACCTGGTGTGTGACGTGGTGGATCGTGTTCTGAAATCTCcggctgctcctctcctctatgaAGTCAACCCT AACTTCAAGCCCCCAAAGAGGCCCTTCAAGAGGATGAACTACAGCGAGGCAATTGACTGGCTAAAAGAACATGACATCAAGAAGGATGATGGCACCTACTATGAGTTTGGAGAG GACATCCCTGAAGCCCCGGAGAGGCTGATGACCGACAGCATCAACGAGACCATCCTGCTGTGCCGCTTCCCTGCGGAGATCAAGTCCTTCTACATGCAGCGCTGCCCCGAGGACCGGCGTCTCACTGAGTCG GTTGATGTGCTGATGCCTAATGTTGGAGAGATTGTGGGAGGGTCCATGCGTATCTGGGATGCTGAGGAGCTACTGGAGGGGTACAAGAGGGAAGGCATTGACCCAACCCCCTACTACTGGTACACTGACCAG AGGAAGTACGGAACCTGTCCCCACGGTGGCTACGGCCTGGGCCTGGAGCGCTTCCTCACCTGGCTTCTGAACAGGCATCACATCAGGGATGTGTGTCTCTACCCCCGCTTCATCCAGCGCTGTCGACCCTGA
- the fech gene encoding ferrochelatase, mitochondrial — translation MMAVLGSASRLVQFARSSHAITLCVSTSLRTRRQSTAAAAAFVQPASAVSTETLENRKPKTGILMLNMGGPEKLTDVHDFLLRLFLDTDLMKLPVQNTLGPFIAKRRTPKIQEQYSKIGGGSPIKAWTTMQGEGMVKLLDEMCPETAPHKFYIGFRYVHPLTEEAIEEMEKDGVDRAVAFTQYPQYSCSTTGSSLNAIYRYYSNRADRPKMRWSVIDRWPTHPLLVECFAEHVLNELQKFPPEKRDDVVILFSAHSLPMAVVNRGDPYPQEVGATVQRVMERLGHCNPYRLVWQSRVGPMQWLGPQTDDVIKGLCERGKKNLLLVPIAFTSDHIETLHELDIEYSQVLGEECGVENIRRAESLNGNPLFFKALADLVRSHLKSDEPCSRQLTLRCPLCVNPTCGETKAFFANQKS, via the exons ATGATGGCTGTGTTGGGCAGTGCGAGTCGGCTGGTCCAAT TTGCCAGAAGCAGCCATGCCATAACCCTGTGTGTAAGTACATCTCTCAGAACAAGAAGGCAGTCAACTGCAGCTGCTGCAGCCTTTGTGCAACCAGCTTCTGCTGTATCCACAGAAACCCTCGAGAACAG AAAACCTAAAACTGGGATTCTTATGCTGAACATGGGAGGTCCTGAAAAACTCACAGACGTTCATGACTTCCTATTGCGGCTCTTCCTGGACACCGACTTGATGAAACTTCCTGTTCAGAA CACACTGGGGCCATTCATAGCAAAGCGCCGCACGCCTAAGATCCAGGAGCAATACAGCAAGATTGGAGGGGGCTCGCCCATCAAGGCCTGGACCACCATGCAAGGAGAGGGCATGGTCAAGCTGCTGGATGAAATGTGCCCAGAGACAG CTCCTCACAAGTTTTACATCGGCTTCCGCTACGTGCACCCGCTGACCGAGGAGGCCAtcgaggagatggagaaggacggGGTGGACCGAGCCGTGGCCTTCACGCAGTACCCTCAGTACAGCTGCTCCACCACAGGCAG CAGTTTGAACGCCATCTACCGTTACTACAGCAACAGAGCGGACCGGCCCAAGATGAGGTGGAGCGTCATCGACCGCTGGCCCACACATCCgctgctggtggag TGCTTCGCGGAGCACGTCCTTAACGAGCTGCAGAAGTTCCCCCCGGAGAAGAGGGACGACGTGGTGATCCTGTTCTCGGCACATTCCCTCCCCATGGCC GTGGTGAACCGGGGAGACCCCTATCCTCAAGAAGTGGGTGCCACAGTGcagagggtgatggagaggcTGGGTCACTGCAACCCTTACCGCTTAGTCTGGCAGTCcagg gtGGGGCCCATGCAGTGGCTGGGCCCCCAGACGGACGACGTCATCAAGGGCCTGTGCGAGCGCGGCAAGAAGAACCTGCTCCTCGTGCCCATCGCCTTCACCAGCGACCACATCGAGACGCTGCACGAGCTGGACATCGAGTACTCCCAagtcctgggggaggag TGCGGCGTGGAGAACATCAGACGCGCCGAGTCCTTGAACGGGAACCCGCTGTTCTTCAAG gccCTGGCCGACCTGGTACGGTCTCACCTCAAGTCCGACGAGCCGTGCTCCCGCCAGCTGACCCTGCGCTGCCCGCTTTGCGTCAACCCCACCTGTGGAGAAACCAAGGCCTTCTTCGCCAACCAGAAGTCCtaa